The Acropora muricata isolate sample 2 chromosome 7, ASM3666990v1, whole genome shotgun sequence genomic interval ATTTATTACTATTAATCCAACAGTAACGAGCTTCTGTCCTGTTTATCAACAAAACATGCAAACTTAACTACAACAAAAGTTATTGGAGCTCCGTGACACCCTAACAAAGTGAGGATAACAAGAGATGGAGGAGCGTGATTGTCAGGCCATCTTTGCTCCCCAACAGTCGTCCTAAATAAGAAATACGATTATGATAGGATTTCTATAGAAAATACTTTTCATGTGTCCAAACTCAATCTCCTTTCATATCTCCAAGCTCAATCTTGGCTCTCTTTCgattttctttggaaagaaaattGAGTGAATTAGTGAACATTAAAACAATCCTGTATGCAACTATATACAGCTCTAAATAAAAACTTTATATCAACTTTAACATCGCCGTGCTGCTCTCAAAAATGCAAAGTATGGAAGAACGAAGAGATGAAGGAACATGGTTGTCAGGTCACCTATAGCACCTCAACAGTCGCCCTGAATATGGATGGAATATGATAGGATTTTAGTAAAAAATACCTTTCATCTCTCCAAGCTCAATGCCACTTCTCTTTCgattttctttggaaagaaTGATTGAAAATTGAGCAAATTAGTTACCATTAAATCAATCCTATTGTCAACTTAATACAGCTCTAAATAATAAATTTCGAATAAATCTAACACTACCATGcttctctcaaaaatgcaaaatattgaATCTTGAAACATGAAGACAGCATGAGTGAAACAGTAGTGAACCTAAAATACAACATGACATTAAAGTTCACGATTTGCAAACAGCCATCCTGGGTCTCCCACTGTTTCTAGCACTATCAGAGCCGTGTATATGTGAGTGTCCAACATAGGTTTGGCGAGGTGAAATAGGGGATAAGGAACATTTTAGTGGTGAGATGTTGGATGAAACCTAACTGAACTACACATAAAAACACAGGAATCTCTAGTTCCTACGAAGAGACATGGAAGTATGTAGCAagtacaaaatagaaaataaccTAAGACAACAAAAGAGTACATTAACTCTACTTGGTTAAAACTGACAAAAGCAGAGCTATGCTTTCACTACTtcaaaattgaaatgaatgaaCTTGGAAACAGCAGACACATTACGTTATCAATAAGCCATGTTGCCATTAAGTTATCAATCAGGCATATTGTCAGCATGATTATCTTTTTAGTGATGTGCTCATCACACCGTCTAGTGATCGGGGAACATAGATTCAAATCCCTCTCGGGGCAATTACAGTTTTCCTGAGAAGTTCCCTTAACTTTTTGTCAATCTCTTCTAACTTGGACTGCGAATTCATTTGCGACCCTCCTGGGCGTGATACGCTGTTGTTTCAAGAGGTCTACTTAACTgactctctctctatatatatatatgcccTTGTTGTTCAAAGCCAACTTTAATAAAATCGGATTTTCCTCACTTTTAAGTCCTGAAGTCATATAAAACTGAATTCCATTCCGACAGGCTACAGCAATTCTATATGTATGTACAAAGTCCTTGTATTCACTGGTAACACTGTTACCCATGACTATTGGCCTTTTGCATTCTGTACATCCCTCAAACAGGGTTAGTTTGCCTCAAACAGCTAATTTCTCATACCTTCATAGTTTCGGACGGAATAATGCTGGTCTTGAGATGCTCTACGACATACATCTTCctcttttaccaaaaaaaaaagaagaaaaaaaaaacctgaaacaTCTTTAAGGGGCAAAACAGTAAAGGTTCTTAAATCAACTTGTTTTGCGGTGATTTCTTGGCATACAAGCATGACTCAGAGAGGACACAGATACAATGGCGACGTTTTGCTTGTTGGATCCTTTATTTCTTTGACTGGCTTGTTTCAGAATGATTTCAGGTGCTCTACTTGCACTTAGAAGTCGGCAGTTTATTAAATTCTTTTACAGCTGATGAAATTATTCACCTCGTCATTAATTGCGTTCCGAAAATTACTTGAACAGCAAAAAGATTGAGGTCTCAGGTTACGCATACACGGTACCGGACAAGTCAGTTTCGACTAGTGGAAAATTCGTGCGGTCAGGTGATCCGTTCACACGGAAACATGCCAATTTTTAGCCTGTACGGTCTATGATTTAAACGGCACAGAGTGAAAACCTTGACCGCCTGAATTTTCCTAAGGTAAACGCGTTAAATGGATACGTGGCAACTGAGCTGAAACAAGTGAGAAAAAAGTGGAATTACTGATTAATTTATTACTTCCTAATATTGAAACGTTCAACACTTCTTCTTGCAAATGGCAATGACAGAAAATTTCTTTTAGCAAAGCGGCGATGTTCCGGAGTCTGTGTCAAGCTAAAACAATTGTCGTGATCTGATTTTGCTAGAGTGGCGCTCTACGCATGGGCAGGTAGTAAAACCACTGACAAGATTAGTATTCAACCCGTTAGTAGTTTCGGTGTGGGGAGAACTAAAAACAATCCACACTTTCGAGTGAACAACATGTCCGGCTAATGTTTCCAGCTCGTTGAAAATTCGTTTGGCTCGTGTAGAAGTAGACTCCAATTGCAAATGCTAAGCATTTCCTAATATTGATTTTCAACTCGATGTGTCGTTTGaccctttgttgttgttgttgttgttgtttttcgttttcttttttccaatgtagcagctttttttttctttttttagttttgggTGACTGCTGTAATTCAATAAAGACATAAGCTCTCAGGAGGAACATATTCTGCGCTTACAGCAAATATCGAAATATATGTcgtttaaataaaaatgataataataataataataataataataataataataataataataataataataataataataataataataaactatgATTGgattttaacaacaaaaaaatacctTTCACTTCTCCAAGCTCAATCTTGGTTCTCTTATGATGTCCTTTTTGGAAAGAAAGTTGCAAAGGGAGTGATTTAATGAGCGATAAAGCAACTTTAACTAAATGCAACAATTGAGTAACAACTTCATAGTGCCGTGCTCTTATCAAAGATGCAAAACATGGAAGAATGAAGAAATGGAGGAATGTGGTTGCAAGGTCATCGTTGGCACCTCAACAGTCGTTCTGAAAATAAATGCTATATGATAGGATTTTCATATAAAATACCTTTCATCTCTCCAAGTTCAATGAGTCTTCTCTTTCGATTTTCTTAGGAAAGAATATTGAAAATTGAGCAATTTAGTTTTTCATCTGGTTCtcttttggttttctttggaaagaaaactgaaaatttaGTGAATTAGTGAGCATTAAAACAATCCTATATTCAACTAAATGCAGCTGCAACAATAATTTTATAGCAAGTGCTGTTTTCCTCTCAAAGATGCTAAAATATGGACGAACGAAGAGATAGCAATAAGCTAGGTAAAATTATTAAAGCTGCGCGTATATCTTATTTAGCAaagcaataggccatttccgaattacctttggcctctttttgaaagcgagtcctggtgctcatctttccatatggaaattatttttcattcacatgcaaatgaaaactaattttcatacgaaaggatgagcaccaggactcgctttgaaaaagaagcCAAATGTAATTCGGAAATGTCCTATTCGTATTGAAAACAGATAATATCAACAGTACTTGGAAgcttttcatgattttttcGTGAAGAATTTCATGTGCCATATAGAGAACCAACTAGAACAAAAGAACATAATTCCGTCCTTTTATCGAAGATATGTAGATGACACTCTGCTCAAAATGCCCAGCGCGAATCAGCCACAGACTTCCTCCAAGTACTTAACAGCGTCCATCCTAGCTTATCTTTTACCATGGAACTTGAACATGAGGACTCCATTCCATTTTTTAGTACAATAATCACAAGATGTGGCACCACCCTAAAAACAGAAGTGTACAGAAAACCAACTGACAAGGGACTTCTGCTTCATTTTCAAAGCCACTTTGCTAACAGTTACAAAAAAGGCCTAGTTAACACGATGGTCGATCGGGCGTATCGTCTATCTTCCACTGAAGAAATCTTCACAAAAGAATGCGACAAGTTACGGACCATGTTTTCAAAATTGCGCTATCCCAACACATTGGTCAATTTCACAATACATAGGTTCATGCAAGAAACTGATAGAGCGCCGCACGCTGTGACTTTTTCAGAGCCATCAGTTTACATTAAGTTACCTTTCGAAGATCAGCGATCAGCTGATCGTTTCcgcaaagaaattgtttctttGGGATCTATGATCAATGTCAACGTAAAACCCGTTTTCACTAGCAGAAAATTATCGCAAACTTTGAGTGTAAAGGAAAACAAGCCTCCGATTGTCAACACGTAATGCGTTGTATATTCATTCTAATGTGATTTGTGTTATACAAATTATGTCGCTTTTACTGCCCGACAATTACACCAACGCATTAGTGAACACCGTTATTCTCCTATCGGCAAACACCTTCAAACACAACATGACAATAAAAGAGCAAAGACCGATCACCTCTTTAAAGTTCTAAAGAAATGCAGAAGCAAGTTTGATTGCCTAGTATACGACATGTTGTTTATAAAGGACATCAAGCCTTCTCTCAACACCCAAAGTGCCTCAATCCGCGCCAAACTTTTTACTTGACACTTTCgttccttttgtttcttttttctattgTTCGTTTTGTCTTGCTTTTGCGTATTATACCCATAGGACACACAAATATTTTGATTGTTTAACGTTTTATATATTGTTTGAACTTTTATCGTCTTGACTTGATAATGGCGTAGAGTAACGCCGAAACGTCGTCCGCTTCtagaattttttaaaatgtttttaaagaatcttttagCGTTTAACTTTTCGATAAAATGGTTTTCCAAATCGCTCCTGTTACTTGGAAGTTTGTTGGATCATTAATAGTAGGAAGAGAAGTTACCTTCAAATTTCGATTCAAAAGTTATTATATAACAACGGACCCTATTATGACAAACAAAGTATTTGCAATCAGCTAAATAACTACTTTGTGAGAGTAGGGGAAACCTCGGCAGATAAAATACAAGCTAGTGACATTGATCCGTTAGCCTACATCTATAGATCCTGTCTGAAAAGTTTTGGGTTTCGGTGTATTTGCGAATGTGAAGTTTATgacaaaattttgaatttgaaagtgAAGAAATCGGCGATTGGCATTCCCAGTAAACGTCTCAAGCTTGCCGCCAGTCACATTTACGAAGCCCTGACGATAGTTTTCAATAATTCATTGCAACTAGGTTCGTGTATTTCCAGatgtttttaaaatttctaAAGGCACGCCTGTTGATAAAGGGGATAACGAGCGTTACAAAACACCCGCGGAAACGTTTTCAAAATTTCCGTCAgtcttaagagcgaatgtcagtaagggtcgagaatcgccggacagaaccaaaaaatcaaattccattttattttaccaaaagatacctttgggtgggtagtcttcgaaatgcatgaccaaaaagtctggcgatttttatttttttcaaaattcgcgaaagttgaaaaaaaccgccgacactcatttttcggcgacttCATTTCCAGAAACATAGGCATGTTTAGGGAGTCCTCGCGCTCTACGAAAAAATGctatggcattgaaattttgcCTGTGCAATTTTCATCCCATTGTGTTTCCATAGATGTAAAACACTTTGAAATGTCTTGAATTTAAGCTAAGACatgggccatcaacttcaagcaacaaggagcgataagcttcgaggacaaaattaaggctactttgcgacgctatattgaagagagtatatatttttttacataaatttaagtatcttttgaaagccatatctatggacgttcatcgtaccaagtatcgtttttggcctgtaaattatctagcttctagaactaaagacgccaggagtatttacagcaatcgtgagctcaagaattcatgaatatttaatgaatcgagcatcacggtctttagtttatggtttacttttaccaaaataacagcagaaaacaattcctttttacttttagaaggcatATCTGGGTATAACAGAAAATTAAATGAGTATACTTGACCGCAAAAGATCAAGTAGTCATGCAAACAGTGTACAAGGTCACGGTATACGTTGCTTGTCAcgtacaaccttagattctttatccactagtttttcagatattctttttaaaaacaaccCAGAGTATAGTTTTTTATTGACAAATGAGAGTAATTCGTCGTTTTGCTGCATCCTTTCCTACATATCCACCTAAATATGGACTTTGTATGGACTTTGTTCTGATGAGTTCAAGGGCAACTACTACTGTCGGTCAACGAAACAACTTTACTGTGAAGAGCATGCAATGGCTCAGtgtagcctgcgtagctggcgggATGCGTGAGCGGGCGAGCGAGCGGCGAAGCCGCGAGTGAATTTCCCGCCTGCCACATTTCGTATGGTTTTTACTTGCCGCCCACTTTTATCACTTGCCAATCAAACTTGATTATTTTCGCGCCAAACGGCGCGAATGCATGCGACTCATCGGAGATAAACTTTGTTTACATGGAGATCTCCGGTAACTCGATGGACTTTACACCAAAAAAGCCTGCAAAACGAGGACCCAAACCCAAGGAAGGAAGTGCTAACGACATATGTAGATTGTGCTTTACTAAtctgaagcaaaaatttggtgATTTCGAGAAATCCCTGCGTATTTCTACGGCGAACTTGTTTAAACCGTCGACGCAAGCAGCATGCCAGAATAATGACACACTGGCCGATCTTTGCTCGCGTATTGGTTTGGACGTTGTGAAGTCTTCAACATTGTCAGAACGTGTCTGTCAAAGCTGTGCAAGAAAAATACGAAATGCTGTGCAGCTTTACGAATTTATTGCGTCAAGCCTTAACAAAAACACGGGCCAATCGCAATCAAAAGTCTCAAACATTTCTTCAGGTGAAGAATCGCCGATAAGATTCAAGCGTCTGCTTCCAACCCAGTCCAGCTGCATCAACATATCTTTTCTGGAAACTTTATTTACAGACAGCCTTAAATTCACCCTGTTTGGACTAACAAAAACCTTTACTGGGTTTTTCATGACAAGGTCAGTCACAATTGCCTTCTCAGTGTCCACATCTGCAGTGCCAGTAAGGGCCAAGAGTGGAGTACCTGCacaattaacaaaagaaaaccaaaattaGAAGAAATAAGCTTACATAAATATTATTGTAGTGATGAACAAAATGAGTCTTCCCAATCATCACTCTTTAACTTGCACAAAAACACAGCACTTACAATTCACATGAAATGTTCCAGATTGATCCAGAATTAAACAATTCAAATTAAGCAATGTGAGAAATGTACTCACCGTCTTTGCACATTGATCGAAGTATAGACAATTTTCCGTATGCGCCCCGAAACACCTGGTTAGGTTTGCCAGACTTCCCTTGCTTGTTCCTTTTTGATAAAGACAAAACAGGATCAATATTAACATGGGAAAAGCTAATACTAactataaaaaaataataataaaaaaaacttttcagaTGCAAACTGCTGTAACTGGAGAGCAAGCCTATGAATCCTCACCTTTTCCCAGTCCACGATTCGACGGTGTGACATTCGTCGACCACAATAGCCGATACTGCTTCGTGGAGAATGGTTTGTGACTTCAATCCATTTAGGAAAGGCTTTTCTAGAACCTTCTCTGCTGAGGAGAAAATAAATTGTGGCGGATCTTTTACGATGGATTCGACATTGTCACTTTTCAGTTCCAAAGCCGTGCAGCCTAGCGACTCCATTTCAACAATTTGGTCATCGATAAGGCTTTTGAGTGGGGAGATAACCAGGACGCAAGTCTTCGCTGATCGCATTTTTTGGCTTGCCAAGGTAAAGATCGTGTAAACCATGCTTTTGCCAAAACCCGTGGGCAGTATTGCTAAGACATCATTCCCCGACATCAACTCTTTAACGGCTCTCTCCTGTTGTTCCTTGAGTATAATTTTTTGGCTCTGTCTGCAGATATTGAGAGAATCCAATGCTTCCTCTATGCATTTATTCGCATCCTCCATTTTGAAAACCGGGTATGGAACCAAATCTTTTCCCATGGGAAAGATGAGAGGTATCGattaacatttgattgacgtttCAGTGCTCTCAGCCAATCCGAAATTCGCGTGCACTGGTGAACGCATAATTCAAAAAACCCCATGAATTTGGGCAGGCGGGAATTCAACTCGACTCTTCACCAATCCTCTCACGGCTGAGCCACTCGCTTTCACGGCTTCGCAACCAAATCCACGGCTGAGCCACTCGCTTTCACGGCTTCGCAACCAAATCATCGCGCACGAAAATcccgccagctacgcaggctatgGCTCAGTGTGGCTATTCGTCCTTGATTGAATCTGAAACCCTGTGTGGTAACACAGTGGAAATACCCTACAGATGTGGAATGCATTGCTTTAAAAGATTGTAAGAAAGACGTTACCTCTCATCTACGATTCTGCAACACTTTTGATGCCTCAATCAACAGTGAGCAAAAGTTTTTGCTTTGCAGAGCTGGTAAGTGTTAGCATATTTTTCAAGCGTTGCAGTCTGTAcatgtttattttaaattgaaattgaatggaatttaaatctcgggaaaataaaagtattatttcttttgtgcaggaattttcaaaaaggaagaGCACGAGTGCCATGACACTCTGACTATTTGCCCGTCACACCGTAATAACAATGGAGTTGGCTGGAGGTGTGGTAGAAAAAACTGTGATAGTGGTAtcacccccggggggggggtactggcatatatgggccatataggtatgtgccgctgtgaagggtatggttttcaagcagtttactctagcatagggtatataaatcagagcgtttgggtctagaacaggctatcatttttcacgaaactgaccagttggttgaagattttatctagactaaggaaaccaggaattgctactaaaagatataaacaaatgaaatcagcaagtttaaatttttacgACGCAGCTTTAAcggcgttgatacatgactatcataaaacgcaactaggtattattaactgtctaggatagtagtgatttggggagtttactcttgtATAGGGTAGCCAAATTCAGCTGAAACTAGCtttggtataggctaagggttccagagtcctagcggcatatccccacccagaaattcctaaagtacccccctcCCGGGGGTATACGTATCACCTAGTGATATGGCGAGACATAAGACTGCTAATGCAAAAGGAGATCGCGGTATCACGAGTAAAGAGTCTGAATTTGTTTCACAACAATTCAAAGACTAATACCATTGGGAACCCGTAAGTTTTTATCTGTGTctaaataatttactttcaaacggcatatattttaattttaaataaccAGTTGGTATTTTCAGTTCTACAATTTATCTGTAGGTGTTGTAAGACTCATATCAACCAACTTCTTAAGTCCTCAACAGATTGCCTCCTACTTTTCGCGTCTCGCAAGCATTAAGCCAAGAAAGGACTCCTTTCGCAAGAACACATCCACACCATGGAAGAGGAAGCTAATTTTGATAATGCTCGCCAAGATATTCTTTAGTCTTTCCAAGGGAAACACCAAATCGTGCTAGATCAGTACAACTCTGCGAGTTGACCGGCAGTGAGGAACTGAAGAAGATGAAACTTGACCTGTTGCAGCATATTTGAGAATCGTTTAACCTGGATGTACCACCAAAcaaaccccgggggggggggggggtacttgaCCCATATTTGGGTATAGGGGTGCCGCTGAGGGTTTGAAATCttgaccctgtttaggacaagaatACGCTAAAACCCTACCCTGTGTGGGACGACAGCTTCCATTTcacgaccctgtttaggacaagtgaCTAAATGCACACTCGCTagttttacatgaatttaaacTGTGTAATAGGTCACAGTACCGGTACGATCTGTTTTGTCAATGCGCCCTTGGTATAATACTAGgaagtggaaaaatattttaaattaaacgaTACCTAcaacaatagcattcttgtctagaaaatgatctgatgttgattgatgacattgtaatgtcCGGGTAACGGTCGGTTCGctcagttgatattatgcaaatcaggaaaagaaacgcgTCGCTTGTCCGCCGCTCAATCGCAAGCTCTATCAACTTCTCGCAGGCCCAGGTCGCAGGCGAAGAAAAGAAGAGACTCCTCGCAGTCTGAATTAAAATCTCTTGGCTCGTAAtaccataccctgtttaggacaggttttaaacctgtttatgacagaggcaagtcaaattgcataccctgtttaggacagccACGCCTAAAACCCATACCCTGTCCAGCGGCACGTACCCGTATAACCCAattaagggagtaccccccccccccccgggaaacAAACCAAGAAAGAAAGCCCCTTATGTAAAACTCATCGAAGAGCTTGTTTCTTCCTGTTCCTGTACAACTGGTTCTTAATATGTTAGAGGAAaggtattttttctttagagtGATAACAGCCGAAAGTGCTCAATACGTCAaaccttcatttcaaaattacgCGACCGGCGCGGCTCACGGCTCGTCTCGTTTTCTGTGATATAtatgttattatttatttaatgtgagGCATGGTTTGAGTTCTAAATTTTTTCATGCGTTACGTGAGCCAAGGTCAGCTTTCCAAGTTTTTAAATTCAGACTACGAATGGATATGAAATTTTTAATagactggaaaaagttttcataataataacagcaataataaacgatatttaaggttgcttaaaaaaaacgtctgaaaaactagtggatgaAGAATCTAAGGTTTTACGTGACAGGATAATGATAATGTGTTACTTGACCATCTAAACTGTCTGCatggctacttgaccttttgCGGTCATGTATACTCATTTAATTCTCTATTATACCCAgacatgccttctaaaagtaaaagggaatcgttttctgctgttattttggtaaaagcaaaccataaactaaag includes:
- the LOC136922711 gene encoding uncharacterized protein, with amino-acid sequence MGKDLVPYPVFKMEDANKCIEEALDSLNICRQSQKIILKEQQERAVKELMSGNDVLAILPTGFGKSMVYTIFTLASQKMRSAKTCVLVISPLKSLIDDQIVEMESLGCTALELKSDNVESIVKDPPQFIFSSAEKVLEKPFLNGLKSQTILHEAVSAIVVDECHTVESWTGKRNKQGKSGKPNQVFRGAYGKLSILRSMCKDGTPLLALTGTADVDTEKAIVTDLVMKNPVKVFVSPNRVNLRLSVNKVSRKDMLMQLDWVGSRRLNLIGDSSPEEMFETFDCDWPVFLLRLDAINS